The following proteins are co-located in the Penaeus monodon isolate SGIC_2016 chromosome 35, NSTDA_Pmon_1, whole genome shotgun sequence genome:
- the LOC119595241 gene encoding periaxin-like, whose product MRMFPDADVPVSGCSQMRMFPDADVPGCGCSRKRMFPDADVPRCGCSRKRMFPDTNVPGCGCSRMRMFPDADVPRCGCSRMRMFPDVDVPDAEFPKAEFPDADVPDAECSRMRMFPVRGISRKCGCSRTNFSRMRMFPDADVPHKRMFPDVDVPRYESSRMRMFPDADVPRYESSRMRMFPDADVPRYESSRMRMFPDADVPRYECSRMRMFPDADVPGCGCSRMRMFPDATPPFALNQK is encoded by the coding sequence ATGCGGATGTTCCCGGATGCGGATGTTCCCGTAAGCGGATGTTCCCAGATGCGGATGTTCCCGGATGCGGATGTTCCCGGATGCGGATGTTCCCGTAAGCGGATGTTCCCAGACGCGGATGTTCCCAGATGCGGATGTTCCCGTAAGCGGATGTTCCCAGATACGAATGTTCCCGGATGCGGATGTTCCCGGATGCGGATGTTCCCGGATGCGGATGTTCCCAGATGCGGATGTTCCCGGATGCGAATGTTCCCGGATGTTGATGTTCCGGATGCGGAATTTCCGAAAGCGGAGTTCCCGGATGCGGATGTTCCGGATGCGGAATGTTCCCGGATGCGGATGTTTCCCGTAAGGGGGATTTCCCGTAAATGCGGATGTTCCCGGACGAATTTTTCCCGGATGCGGATGTTCCCGGATGCGGATGTTCCCCATAAGCGGATGTTCCCGGATGTGGATGTTCCCAGATACGAATCTTCCCGGATGCGGATGTTCCCGGATGCGGATGTTCCCAGATACGAATCTTCCCGGATGCGGATGTTCCCGGATGCGGATGTTCCCAGATACGAATCTTCCCGGATGCGGATGTTCCCGGATGCGGATGTTCCCAGATACGAATGTTCCCGGATGCGGATGTTCCCGGATGCGGATGTTCCCGGATGCGGATGTTCCCGGATGCGGATGTTCCCGGATGCAACGCCTCCATTTGCGTTAaaccaaaaatga